In Pseudobdellovibrionaceae bacterium, the following proteins share a genomic window:
- a CDS encoding tetratricopeptide repeat protein encodes MSSLIISPVAMGFSADSIRDNNQGVADLGTENPYSGYRSLVKALEKDPFNPVIHLNLGIAFLANKEPEKALKSFSTASRLAEGNPEIQFYSLFNGGVAASQAGQIETALQYYQAALDLRPDSKETKTNIELLWQGQSGEGEGQGKGNQNNEDQEKNKSEDKKNQNRDGPYDQKRQPQPFKSKELSQEDMRKILEEIKNQEQKIRAEENEQGRKEAPHGKDW; translated from the coding sequence ATGAGCTCACTTATTATTAGTCCTGTGGCTATGGGATTTAGTGCGGACTCAATTAGGGATAACAATCAGGGCGTTGCCGATTTGGGAACAGAAAATCCCTATTCTGGTTATCGAAGTCTGGTGAAAGCTCTGGAGAAGGACCCCTTTAATCCGGTGATTCATTTGAACTTGGGGATAGCCTTTTTAGCCAACAAAGAGCCGGAGAAAGCCTTGAAGTCATTTTCTACGGCAAGTCGTCTTGCCGAGGGTAATCCGGAGATTCAGTTTTATTCCCTTTTTAATGGAGGTGTGGCAGCCAGCCAGGCAGGCCAGATTGAGACCGCTCTTCAGTACTATCAGGCGGCCTTGGATTTGCGACCCGACTCTAAAGAGACCAAGACCAACATTGAACTCCTGTGGCAGGGACAGTCCGGAGAAGGTGAGGGACAGGGTAAGGGCAATCAAAACAATGAGGATCAGGAAAAAAACAAATCTGAAGATAAAAAGAACCAGAATCGCGATGGGCCCTATGACCAAAAGCGGCAGCCACAGCCTTTCAAAAGCAAGGAATTGTCGCAGGAGGATATGAGAAAGATTCTTGAAGAGATTAAGAATCAGGAGCAAAAGATTAGGGCGGAAGAAAATGAACAAGGTCGAAAGGAGGCGCCTCATGGGAAAGATTGGTAA